GCACGAATGCCCACTCCAGTGCCAAGGAACAGGCCCGCGCCGATGGCGGAACCCAGACCCATCATCGTGAGGTGACGGGTCTTAAGGCCGCTACCGAGTTGAGTCGATGTTTGTTGTGCCAATTTGTTACTTACCTTTCACTGGCAAAGACTCGAAGCCGAGCCGTTACTGGGATTTCTGGGAACGCTGGACGACGAGGCCACAGACGACGATAAATGCCACCAAGACACTGACCGAGATGACTTGGACGCGTCCTGCGGGATCTGTGAGCATGAGGATGACAAGGGCGGCAACTACTGCAGCGGTAACCCAAGGGAGCCAAGGATAGCCCCACATGCGTACCTCGGTGATCTCGCCAGATCGTTCCAACTGCGGGTGAAGACGCACGTAGGAGAAGATAATCGCAAACCAAATGACAATCAGGCAACCGCCAACTGCATTGAGCAGGAAAGCGAGCAGGCCTGGAGGATTCCACCATTGCAGGCCGACGGAGACAAACGCGAAGAACACTGAAACCAGAACGCTGCGCACAGGAACACCTTGATGATTGGTCTTGCCAAACATTTTCGGCGCGTTCTTCTGATGAGCCAAGGCGTAGAGCAGGCGAGAGGACCCATAAAGCTGGGCGTTGAAAGCAGACAGCAAAGCAAGCGCAATTACTACTTCCATGATGCCGACGATGCCCGGGATGTTCGCTAGTGACAGAACTTGTGTGAACGGGGAATCGGCAGCAGAATCAGATCCGGCAATCTCGTTGAACGGGAGCAGCAAAATGATGACCAACACGGAACCGATGTAGAACACGGAAATGCGCCAGATGATGGATCGCATGGCGGAGTTCACCGAATCCTTCGGATTCTCCGACTCAGCCGCGGCGATGGTGACCAGCTCAATACCACCGAAAGCAAACGCGACTGCTAGCAGTGCCGTAGCCACGCCGGCAAAGCCATTTGGCATGAAGCCCACCGCTTCGATGTTGGACAACCAGACCGGGTCATGTGCCGGGAGCAGCCCGAAGATCAGCAGGATACCGATAACAAGGAAGATAGCGATAACAGCGACTTTGATCAGCGAGAACCAGAATTCGAACTCCCCGTAGCCCCGCACTGCGGCGAGATTGACCACGGTAAAGAAGAGCACTGCGACCAACGCTGGGATCCACGGGGCGATACCGAACCAACCGGCCATGATCGCGGATGCGCCCGTCATCTCAGCGCCCATGATCATGATCATCATGAACCAATACAGCCAGCCGACGGAAAAACCACCCCACGGACCGAAGGCCTGCTCGGCGTACGTGGAAAAAGAACCGGCGGACGGTCGGGCCGCGACCATTTCTGCCAGCATCTGCATGATGAGGACGGTGATGGCACCTGCGATGATATAGGCAATGATGACGGCTGGACCTGCCGCCTGGATTCCTACGCCAGTGCCAAGGAAAAGGCCTGCGCCAATTGCTGAGCCCAAACCCATCATTGTTAAGTGGCGGGTCTTAAGCCCACGTTTCAGTCCCGATTCTTCAACGGGGAGCTGTTCCTGTTCTGTCATAAGTTCACTGTATCGCCAGTCACCGTGAACATTGGATTCCGGTCGCCTAAAACGAACGGACTCACGACGATGCGTTAGCACCGGAGAAACGTGGACACGAGGCTAGCGCAAAACGAATGAACAGCTCTGGCGAACTTAGACCCAGCGCAGAACCGGGATGTCGAAGTTTGGCTCTGTATTAATGGACCAGTTGGACTTGCCGGACAAGTCGAGTGCAGAGACCGTCTCGCCGGATTGAGCATCATGAACCATCGTGGTCGGCTCAAGCATGACGTTGGTGCCAAGCGTGCAGTTGTCGCCCATCTCGATGCCAAGCAAACCCGCGGACGGTTTCATGGTGCAGTTCTTGCCAAGGTGGAGTGGAACTCGGTTATGGCCTTCGTCGTGAAGCGCGAGGATTGTTGCAGAGAGTCCTACATCGGTGCCTTCGCCGACGACGACGGAGGAGGACAGGCGCCCCTCGATGCGGGATGCGCCGAGTGACCCCGCGTTGTAGGAGACATAGCCTTCACGCAAGACATTGGTGCCAGGCGCGAGGTAAGCGCCCAAGCGAACGCGCTCGGCCTCAGCAATAGACACGCCGGCTGGGACAACATAGTCAACCATACGAGGCAGGCGTTCGATGCCGTAGACATGGATCAGTCCGCGGGTGCGCAGGACGCCGCGGACAAATTCGAAGTTGTCGGGAAGGCATGGGCCCTTGTTGGTCCATACGACCGGAACGAGGTGCTCCAGCAAGTCTTCCATATTCAACTCGAGGGGCTTAATGATGCGGTGGGAGAGCAGGTGCAGTCGGAGGTAGACATCGTGGGCGTCAACAGGTGGTTGGCTGAGATCGGCGATAGTTGTGCGAACTGCCACTTGTTCGACCATGCGGTCTTCGTCAAGGCGAACCAGTTGCAACAGGCGCGCCGGCAAGTGATTTGCGCCTAGGCGGTGTGATCCGGAGACCAGGCCCTGTGCTTCTTCTCCTTCGATAAGTTCAGGATCTGGGTACCACGTATCCAGGATCGTGCCGTCCATGCCAATGTTGGCGATACCAATTGCGTGCGCTCCGACAGTCATGTCCCTCATTCTAGGTGGTGAACAGTGTTCAAGCATGTTCTCTGCGGAAGGCCCACGCGGTTCGGATGGACGGAAGTGCGCAGGTTCTCTAGTCTTGAAGTTCCAGCTGTTCATCTTGCAGCTTTGGTGATCTTGGAGTGTTGTCGAAAGATCACGTTGGCTGGCCGCCTTACGTACTTTGTGGCGGACCAGCACATTGCCCTCCATTGTCCAAACGAAAGAGCTTCCCAGTGGCACCTGAAATCACGCCGCAGCCATCGAAACGCCGCCTTCTACGGGGTCCATTGCTTCTGCGCAACGATGACACAGAAGGATCGACCTTTGACCAGCGTCTATTGGAAGCAGGTGCAGATCATGATTGGAAACATGCTGATCCGTGGCGCATTCTCCGTATCCAAAGCGAATTTGTTTCTGGCTTCGACGCGCTGACCGACCTACCTAAGGCAGTCACTGTCTTTGGCTCCGCTCGCTTGAACGAAGGCACCCCGGAGTACGAACAGTCTCGACAGCTTGGCGCAGCGCTTGTTGAAGCTGGATACGCCGTGATCACTGGCGGGGGTCCGGGATTGATGGAAGGCCCGAATCGAGGAGCGCACGAGGCCGAGGGCCTCTCTGTTGGCCTCGGCATCGAGCTACCTCACGAGCAGCGTTTGAATGACTGGGTCGACGTGGGTATCAACTTCCGATACTTCTTCGTGCGCAAGACGATGTTCCTGAAATACTCTCAAGCTTTCATCACTCTGCCAGGTGGTTTTGGCACGATGGATGAGCTCTTCGAGGTGCTGTGCATGGTCCAGACCGGGAAAGTGACCAACTACCCGATCGTGCTGATGGGCGTGGACTTCTGGTCGCCACTGGTCGAATGGATCGAAACTCAGCTCAAGGGCCGCGGTCTCATTTCCCCAGAAGACACCGAGCTGTTCCTGTTGACCGACTCCATCGAAGAGGCTGTGAACCACATCGTCGAAGCACATAAAGTTATGCCCGACGGCCGACTCACCGGGAACAAGGATTCCCTCGACGAGGCACAAAAGTACGCCGAGTAAAACCAGTGTCAGATCCACATAATCTGGCCAAGGTGATGGCCATCGTCAACCGGACACCCGATTCCTTTTACGACAAAGGAAAAACGTTTGGCATTGACGCAGCTCTTTCACGTTGTGACGAAGTGATCGCCCAGGGCGCTACGATCATCGACGTGGGAGGGGTCAAAGCGGGCCCTGGTGACAATGTCGATGTGCCCGAGGAAATCGACCGTGTAGTCCCGTTGATCGCAGCGGTTCGCCAACGCTACCCAGACGTGACGATTTCTGTGGACACCTGGCGCGCAGACGTTGCCGAACACGCCATCGCAGCGGGTGCCACTTTAATCAATGACACATGGGCGGGCTGGGACTCGGAGCTCATCGAAGTAGCCGGACAACACCACGTGGGCTATGTGTGTTCTCACACTGGGGGAGTGGTCCCTCGCACACGTCCGCACCGGGTCCACTTTGATGATGTCGTGCGCGACGTGATCGAGGAAACCACAGCACTCGCAGAAAAGGCTGTGTCCTGTGGTGTTCCAGAACAAGCCGTTTTTATCGATCCGACGCACGACTTTGGCAAGAACACATTTCATGGCTTGGAGCTGCTGCGCCGCATCGACGAGGTGGTCGCTACTGGGTGGCCGGTGCTGATGGCGTTGTCAAACAAGGACTTCGTGGGCGAAACCTTGGATCGTCCCGTAGGGGATCGAGTCGCCGGAACCCTCGCGGCCACCGCGTGGTCAGCGGCCCGTGGTGTGGCGGCGTTTCGCGTCCACGAAGTCAAGGAAACTATGGATGTCATCCGCATGACGGCTGCCATCCAAGGTCATGTACCCCCGGCTCACACCATTCGAGGCTTGGCATGAACGCGCCTCTGACAGTCTCTGTTGTTATCCCTGCGCTGAATGAGGAAGCTACGGTGGCCGATGTTGTCCGAGCGGTCCTTGTAGACAACCCGCTGGAAGTCCTGGTCATAGATTCGTCGTCAAGCGATGCAACAGCATCCAAAGCACAGGCGGCAGGGGCGACGGTGCTGTCGTGGAGCGATATCGCACCTGAGATCCCAACTCGTCCAGGGAAAGGCGAGGCGTTGTGGCGTGGGGTGAAGGCTGCGCGAGGCGACGTCGTTGTGTTCGTGGATGCTGACCTCACTGAAGTTCCGCCTCACGTCGTTTCGCGGCTCGCATTACCGCTGCAGGATCCGCAGGTCCACATG
The Corynebacterium breve genome window above contains:
- the folP gene encoding dihydropteroate synthase, translating into MAIVNRTPDSFYDKGKTFGIDAALSRCDEVIAQGATIIDVGGVKAGPGDNVDVPEEIDRVVPLIAAVRQRYPDVTISVDTWRADVAEHAIAAGATLINDTWAGWDSELIEVAGQHHVGYVCSHTGGVVPRTRPHRVHFDDVVRDVIEETTALAEKAVSCGVPEQAVFIDPTHDFGKNTFHGLELLRRIDEVVATGWPVLMALSNKDFVGETLDRPVGDRVAGTLAATAWSAARGVAAFRVHEVKETMDVIRMTAAIQGHVPPAHTIRGLA
- a CDS encoding amino acid permease, yielding MTEQEQLPVEESGLKRGLKTRHLTMMGLGSAIGAGLFLGTGVGIQAAGPAVIIAYIIAGAITVLIMQMLAEMVAARPSAGSFSTYAEQAFGPWGGFSVGWLYWFMMIMIMGAEMTGASAIMAGWFGIAPWIPALVAVLFFTVVNLAAVRGYGEFEFWFSLIKVAVIAIFLVIGILLIFGLLPAHDPVWLSNIEAVGFMPNGFAGVATALLAVAFAFGGIELVTIAAAESENPKDSVNSAMRSIIWRISVFYIGSVLVIILLLPFNEIAGSDSAADSPFTQVLSLANIPGIVGIMEVVIALALLSAFNAQLYGSSRLLYALAHQKNAPKMFGKTNHQGVPVRSVLVSVFFAFVSVGLQWWNPPGLLAFLLNAVGGCLIVIWFAIIFSYVRLHPQLERSGEITEVRMWGYPWLPWVTAAVVAALVILMLTDPAGRVQVISVSVLVAFIVVCGLVVQRSQKSQ
- a CDS encoding TIGR00730 family Rossman fold protein produces the protein MAPEITPQPSKRRLLRGPLLLRNDDTEGSTFDQRLLEAGADHDWKHADPWRILRIQSEFVSGFDALTDLPKAVTVFGSARLNEGTPEYEQSRQLGAALVEAGYAVITGGGPGLMEGPNRGAHEAEGLSVGLGIELPHEQRLNDWVDVGINFRYFFVRKTMFLKYSQAFITLPGGFGTMDELFEVLCMVQTGKVTNYPIVLMGVDFWSPLVEWIETQLKGRGLISPEDTELFLLTDSIEEAVNHIVEAHKVMPDGRLTGNKDSLDEAQKYAE
- a CDS encoding succinyltransferase; the protein is MRDMTVGAHAIGIANIGMDGTILDTWYPDPELIEGEEAQGLVSGSHRLGANHLPARLLQLVRLDEDRMVEQVAVRTTIADLSQPPVDAHDVYLRLHLLSHRIIKPLELNMEDLLEHLVPVVWTNKGPCLPDNFEFVRGVLRTRGLIHVYGIERLPRMVDYVVPAGVSIAEAERVRLGAYLAPGTNVLREGYVSYNAGSLGASRIEGRLSSSVVVGEGTDVGLSATILALHDEGHNRVPLHLGKNCTMKPSAGLLGIEMGDNCTLGTNVMLEPTTMVHDAQSGETVSALDLSGKSNWSINTEPNFDIPVLRWV